A section of the Methanococcoides sp. LMO-2 genome encodes:
- a CDS encoding DUF7544 domain-containing protein: MTWFVADAVGESFKRTRKCLLEPFNLMKWFKLAIIVALAGGGGSSGYNGSTSDYQTRELPQLPFFDPANGNRFLDPITSMQDLPIIIAIIGSIILLVLIFWYISSVMDFVLVESVTKNEVRLREYTRKYMRMGLNLFVMRLVLAIGFFAIFAMAALPMILQIINDPSGNFWPMLIAGGLSLIAIILMISIFSSIIYSFIYLCIPIAMYDQVGIIEALEKVVATFRQDWKQIIGYWAGRFLLWAGGGVAFGILALTIILIPGLLFLLIDGIIYFILSEILQQSIIWLALAPFAIIEIVLLIMLSIMAIMPLHIFMKYHMLVFLKKWRPLTTIPFFELTDEN; the protein is encoded by the coding sequence ATGACCTGGTTTGTTGCAGATGCAGTGGGTGAATCCTTCAAAAGAACAAGGAAATGCCTGCTGGAACCATTCAACCTGATGAAATGGTTCAAACTTGCCATCATCGTCGCCCTGGCAGGTGGCGGGGGAAGTTCCGGATACAACGGTTCAACATCCGATTACCAAACCAGGGAATTACCACAACTTCCTTTTTTTGATCCGGCAAACGGAAACCGATTCCTTGACCCGATCACATCCATGCAAGATCTTCCGATCATAATTGCGATCATAGGATCCATAATACTATTGGTCCTCATTTTCTGGTATATCTCATCAGTAATGGACTTCGTCCTTGTAGAATCCGTTACAAAAAATGAGGTGAGGTTGCGAGAGTACACTAGAAAGTATATGAGAATGGGTTTGAACCTCTTTGTAATGCGTCTTGTACTGGCAATTGGATTCTTTGCCATATTTGCCATGGCAGCATTACCAATGATCCTGCAGATAATAAATGATCCATCCGGCAATTTCTGGCCGATGTTGATAGCCGGAGGATTAAGTCTTATTGCAATCATATTGATGATATCTATTTTCAGTTCCATCATTTACTCTTTCATATATCTGTGCATCCCTATCGCAATGTATGATCAAGTGGGAATAATCGAGGCACTGGAAAAAGTAGTTGCAACTTTCAGGCAGGACTGGAAACAAATTATAGGATACTGGGCAGGAAGATTTTTGTTGTGGGCAGGTGGTGGAGTTGCTTTCGGCATACTTGCACTCACCATAATACTGATACCAGGTTTGCTCTTCCTGCTCATCGATGGGATAATCTACTTTATCCTTTCTGAAATACTCCAACAGAGCATTATCTGGCTGGCCCTTGCACCGTTTGCCATCATAGAGATAGTGTTGCTGATAATGCTTTCAATTATGGCAATTATGCCATTGCATATCTTTATGAAATACCATATGCTGGTGTTTCTTAAGAAGTGGAGACCACTTACGACGATCCCTTTCTTTGAGCTCACAGATGAGAACTGA